One Amorphoplanes digitatis genomic window carries:
- the ychF gene encoding redox-regulated ATPase YchF, whose amino-acid sequence MSLTIGIVGLPNVGKSTLFNALTKNDVLAANYPFATIEPNVGVVGLPDERLTKLAEVFNSEKILPAPVSFVDIAGLVRGASKGQGRGNAFLANIRDASAICQVVRAFSDPNVLHVDGKVAPADDIETINTELILADLQTVEKALPRLQKEAKLKKDRLPVVAAAEAAFKLLDEGTTLYVGAKAAGIDLDLLAELHLLTTKPFLYVFNVDEDELGNEAFLNEMRALVAPAEAVFMDAKIESELIDLPDDEAMELLESTGQTEPGLNQLIRVGFNTLGLQTYLTAGPKEARAWVIPVGATAPEAAGVIHSDFQRGFIKAEIVSYDDLMAAGSMSSAKAAGKVRMEGKDYIMKDGDVVEFRFNV is encoded by the coding sequence GTGAGCCTTACCATCGGGATCGTCGGCCTGCCCAACGTCGGCAAGAGCACCCTCTTCAACGCCCTGACCAAGAACGACGTGCTCGCCGCGAACTACCCGTTCGCGACGATCGAGCCCAACGTCGGCGTGGTCGGGCTGCCCGACGAGCGGCTGACGAAGCTGGCCGAGGTCTTCAACTCCGAGAAGATCCTGCCCGCCCCGGTCTCATTCGTCGACATCGCCGGCCTGGTGCGCGGCGCGTCGAAGGGCCAGGGCCGCGGCAACGCCTTCCTCGCGAACATCCGCGACGCCTCGGCCATCTGCCAGGTGGTCCGCGCCTTCTCCGACCCGAACGTGCTGCACGTTGACGGCAAGGTCGCCCCCGCAGACGACATCGAGACGATCAACACCGAGCTCATCCTCGCCGACCTCCAGACGGTCGAGAAGGCGCTGCCGCGCCTGCAGAAGGAAGCCAAGCTGAAGAAGGACCGCCTGCCGGTGGTCGCGGCCGCGGAGGCCGCCTTCAAGCTGCTCGACGAGGGCACCACCCTGTACGTGGGCGCGAAGGCGGCGGGCATCGACCTGGACCTGCTGGCCGAGCTGCACCTGCTGACCACCAAGCCCTTCCTGTACGTCTTCAACGTCGACGAGGACGAGCTGGGCAACGAGGCGTTCCTGAACGAGATGCGCGCGCTTGTCGCACCCGCGGAGGCGGTCTTCATGGACGCGAAGATCGAGTCCGAGCTGATCGACCTCCCGGACGACGAGGCGATGGAGCTGCTGGAGTCGACCGGCCAGACCGAGCCGGGCCTCAACCAGCTCATCCGGGTCGGCTTCAACACCCTCGGCCTCCAGACCTACCTGACCGCGGGCCCGAAGGAGGCCCGCGCCTGGGTGATCCCGGTCGGCGCGACCGCACCCGAGGCGGCCGGCGTGATCCACTCCGACTTCCAGCGCGGCTTCATCAAGGCCGAGATCGTCAGCTACGACGACCTGATGGCGGCGGGCTCCATGTCCTCGGCCAAGGCCGCCGGCAAGGTCCGCATGGAAGGCAAGGACTACATCATGAAGGACGGCGACGTCGTCGAGTTCAGGTTCAACGTGTAG